In the Haloferula helveola genome, one interval contains:
- a CDS encoding fumarylacetoacetate hydrolase family protein produces the protein MKLIRFGEPGREEPGVLLDDGRRIDASGQFHDYDEGFFAFGGMDALESWVADGCPDGEEIPPTARIGPPIDRPSKIVCVGKNYLDHAKEFGEEIPSEPVLFMKANSAWSGPFDDVTRPPGSKKLDYEVELAVVIGKTASRVSELDALDHVAGYSVFCDYSERTYQKEMGGQWTKGKSCDGFGPMGPALTPASQIPDPQGLRLWCKVNGVIRQNGWTGDMMNGVAFLVSYISRFMSLLPGDVIATGTPGGVGMGMKPPRYLTPGDSVICGIEGLGEMRQRVVEG, from the coding sequence GTGAAGCTGATCCGTTTCGGGGAACCGGGCCGCGAGGAGCCGGGAGTGCTGCTGGATGACGGGCGCCGAATCGACGCCAGCGGGCAATTCCACGACTACGACGAGGGGTTTTTCGCCTTCGGCGGCATGGACGCGCTTGAGTCGTGGGTCGCCGACGGCTGCCCCGACGGCGAGGAGATCCCGCCAACCGCGCGCATCGGGCCACCGATCGATCGCCCGTCGAAGATCGTCTGCGTCGGTAAGAACTACCTCGATCATGCGAAGGAGTTCGGCGAGGAGATCCCGTCTGAGCCGGTGCTCTTCATGAAGGCCAACTCGGCCTGGAGCGGTCCTTTCGATGATGTGACCCGCCCGCCCGGATCCAAGAAACTCGACTACGAGGTCGAGTTGGCCGTGGTCATCGGGAAGACCGCGAGCCGCGTCTCGGAACTGGACGCCCTCGACCACGTAGCCGGCTACTCGGTGTTCTGCGACTACTCGGAGCGCACCTACCAGAAAGAGATGGGCGGTCAGTGGACGAAGGGCAAAAGTTGCGACGGGTTTGGCCCGATGGGGCCTGCACTGACACCGGCATCCCAGATCCCCGACCCCCAAGGCCTCCGGCTCTGGTGCAAGGTCAATGGCGTGATCCGCCAGAACGGCTGGACGGGAGACATGATGAATGGTGTCGCCTTCCTCGTGAGCTACATCAGCCGCTTCATGAGCCTCCTGCCAGGCGACGTGATTGCGACCGGCACCCCCGGCGGCGTCGGGATGGGCATGAAGCCCCCGCGCTATCTGACACCGGGGGACTCGGTGATTTGCGGCATCGAAGGACTCGGCGAGATGCGCCAGCGGGTGGTCGAGGGTTGA
- the tgt gene encoding tRNA guanosine(34) transglycosylase Tgt, whose translation MFEVLHRDPASKARSGVMQLAHGAVETPIFMPVGTQGSVKTLHPDELDLLGAQIILGNTYHLWLRPGHELIRDFGGLHGFASWDKPILTDSGGFQVWSLAKLRKITEQGVRFQNHLDGAKMLLTPELSMEIQAGLGSDIAMLFDECPPYPCEKRYAAESLGLTTRWARRCKDWVSENQPRSGDGPQRHFGIVQGSIWAELREQSARELVELDFDGYAIGGVSVGEPEEEMFRAIDHSVPFLPEDKPRYAMGLGTPPQILEMIGRGVDMFDCVMPTRVARHGQAFTLDGPIHIKNLEFERDSGPLCESADPHVARFSRAYIRHLFRAGEILALRLLSFHNLHFLLRLTALAREAIHDGNFLEFKESFTRRYTKA comes from the coding sequence ATGTTCGAAGTCCTTCACCGTGACCCAGCCAGCAAGGCCCGTTCCGGGGTCATGCAGCTGGCCCATGGCGCGGTCGAAACCCCGATTTTCATGCCGGTGGGAACCCAGGGTTCGGTGAAAACCCTGCATCCGGATGAACTGGACCTGCTCGGGGCTCAGATCATTCTCGGAAATACTTACCACCTCTGGCTGAGGCCCGGACACGAGCTGATCCGCGACTTCGGCGGGCTCCACGGATTCGCCTCTTGGGACAAGCCGATCCTCACCGACTCCGGTGGATTCCAAGTCTGGTCACTCGCCAAGCTCCGGAAGATCACCGAACAGGGCGTCCGGTTCCAAAACCACCTCGACGGCGCGAAGATGCTGCTCACCCCCGAGCTCAGCATGGAGATCCAGGCCGGCCTCGGATCGGACATCGCGATGCTCTTCGACGAGTGTCCCCCCTACCCGTGCGAGAAACGTTACGCCGCCGAGTCTTTGGGGCTGACCACCCGTTGGGCACGGCGGTGCAAGGATTGGGTCAGCGAAAACCAGCCCCGCTCCGGCGATGGTCCGCAGCGCCATTTCGGAATCGTGCAGGGCTCGATCTGGGCGGAGCTGAGGGAGCAGTCGGCCCGCGAACTGGTTGAATTGGACTTTGATGGCTACGCCATCGGCGGGGTATCGGTCGGTGAGCCGGAAGAGGAGATGTTCCGTGCCATTGACCACTCCGTGCCCTTCCTGCCCGAGGACAAGCCGCGCTACGCGATGGGTCTTGGCACCCCGCCGCAGATTCTCGAGATGATCGGGCGGGGCGTCGACATGTTCGACTGCGTCATGCCGACCCGGGTCGCCCGGCATGGACAGGCGTTCACACTCGACGGTCCGATCCACATCAAGAATCTGGAATTCGAGCGCGACTCCGGCCCCCTGTGCGAGTCGGCCGACCCCCATGTGGCGCGCTTCTCGCGGGCCTATATCCGGCACCTTTTCCGTGCCGGGGAAATCCTCGCTTTGCGGTTGCTTTCCTTTCACAATCTGCATTTCCTCCTCCGCCTCACAGCCCTCGCGCGCGAGGCAATCCACGACGGGAACTTCCTTGAGTTCAAGGAGTCCTTCACCCGGCGCTACACCAAGGCATGA
- the yajC gene encoding preprotein translocase subunit YajC: protein MTDLIPDIVSILAETPAPKPGSGGLMGNPLIFFGLIFVMMYFLMIRPQQKQRKELQKRIDALQTGDRVVTTAGIHAIVHNIKDKSVVLKVAEGTMIEFDKQAVASVQKKDSPSGAAK, encoded by the coding sequence ATGACCGACCTCATCCCCGACATCGTTTCAATTCTGGCTGAAACCCCCGCCCCGAAACCCGGCAGCGGCGGTCTCATGGGCAATCCCCTCATCTTCTTCGGCCTGATCTTCGTGATGATGTATTTCCTCATGATCCGGCCGCAGCAGAAGCAGCGGAAAGAGCTTCAGAAGCGGATCGATGCCCTGCAGACCGGAGACCGGGTCGTCACCACCGCGGGCATTCACGCCATCGTTCACAACATCAAGGACAAGAGTGTCGTTCTCAAGGTCGCCGAAGGCACCATGATCGAGTTCGACAAGCAGGCCGTCGCCAGCGTGCAGAAGAAGGACAGCCCTTCCGGCGCGGCCAAGTGA
- the secD gene encoding protein translocase subunit SecD gives MIPSILALEVVSDPLVLFLSGLALLILFIWYFATESEVRKRNVGTILVLGLCTLCILALIPPDKTLKRGIDIAGGSAFTLRVQPNVDPTTGQVIPLTAKDLDNAIETIEKRLNAMGTSDMLIAKSGDDTIILQMPGMDPETADDIRETLQKVAKLELREVSPQSPILAEKVFNGEEVVPGYRAYKHEGENRKGELFTEYLLLSRRTAIDGADIADAWPQTQGSDHQVGIKLTGEGGDKMTNLTKDMRAGADRIAVLLDNEVITAPVVQSVPLGRNFVIMGQDSFEEAGTLASQLLNPLKNALVIDEERTVSPSLGSAVVEQGVTSALIGLSLTALFILIYYRTAGIIALIALAVNSVLIFGGMAMFGFTFTLPGIAGIILTIGMAVDANVLIYERLREELEHGKSLANAINTAYEKAFSAIFDSNITSLLTAVILFWKASGTVAGFAVTLTIGLLGSMFSAILVTRVFFRWGTDSGMLKNLSLLNLFRSTHWDFLGKRRIALVISTLLFVAAIGGFAWKRSAALGVDFTGGTLLTLKFDEDAEGIRRADAENALKDLDTAAKPMVQEENIPNSGELLSIRCATEDAEEVEATLRAAFPVLQERVPVVVNGEDTGDTKFAVDVTTESVSATAGSAFLVNSCIALGLGLVAIMLYISIRFEFSFAIGAIVAVVHDVVIAVGLIVLFGGELSLIHVGAILTIAGYSINDTIIVFDRIRESLLTERGKVKDLMNSAINATLSRTLLTSMTTIFTVAILAIFGGAALRDFSTMILVGLIVGTYSSIFVASPIVYWWSRGKGRNLRREVLDASLAGETAANT, from the coding sequence ATGATCCCATCGATCCTCGCCCTTGAAGTCGTCTCCGACCCGCTGGTTCTTTTCCTCTCGGGCCTTGCACTGCTGATTCTGTTCATCTGGTACTTCGCGACCGAGTCGGAAGTCCGCAAACGCAATGTCGGCACCATTCTCGTGCTCGGTCTCTGCACCCTCTGCATCCTTGCCCTGATCCCGCCGGACAAGACGCTGAAGCGGGGTATCGATATCGCGGGCGGCTCGGCGTTCACGCTTCGAGTCCAGCCCAATGTCGACCCGACGACCGGGCAGGTCATCCCTCTCACCGCCAAGGATCTCGACAATGCGATCGAGACGATCGAGAAGCGCCTCAACGCGATGGGCACGAGCGACATGCTCATTGCCAAGAGCGGCGACGACACGATCATTCTGCAGATGCCGGGCATGGACCCGGAGACTGCCGACGACATCCGGGAAACGCTGCAGAAGGTCGCCAAGCTTGAGCTCCGCGAGGTCAGTCCGCAGAGCCCGATACTCGCCGAGAAGGTGTTCAACGGCGAGGAAGTCGTTCCCGGCTACCGGGCCTACAAGCATGAGGGAGAGAATCGCAAGGGCGAGCTCTTCACCGAGTATCTCCTGCTCAGCCGACGGACAGCGATCGACGGCGCCGATATCGCTGACGCCTGGCCTCAAACCCAGGGCAGCGATCACCAGGTCGGGATCAAGCTGACCGGCGAAGGTGGCGACAAGATGACCAACCTCACGAAGGACATGCGCGCCGGTGCTGACCGGATCGCGGTGCTTCTCGACAACGAAGTGATCACCGCTCCCGTGGTGCAGAGCGTGCCCCTTGGCCGCAACTTCGTCATCATGGGTCAGGACAGCTTTGAAGAAGCGGGCACGCTCGCCAGCCAACTCCTCAATCCGCTCAAGAATGCCCTGGTCATTGACGAAGAGAGAACCGTCTCTCCGAGTCTGGGTAGCGCGGTGGTCGAACAAGGGGTGACATCAGCTTTGATCGGTCTCTCGCTGACCGCCTTGTTCATCCTGATCTACTACCGGACGGCGGGCATCATCGCTCTGATCGCGCTGGCCGTGAACTCGGTCCTGATCTTCGGCGGCATGGCGATGTTCGGCTTCACATTCACCCTGCCGGGGATCGCGGGCATCATCCTGACGATCGGTATGGCCGTCGATGCGAACGTCCTGATCTACGAGCGATTGCGTGAGGAACTCGAGCACGGCAAGTCGCTGGCGAATGCGATCAACACCGCCTACGAGAAGGCGTTCTCGGCGATCTTCGACTCCAACATCACTTCGCTTCTCACTGCGGTCATCCTGTTCTGGAAGGCCAGCGGCACGGTGGCCGGCTTCGCGGTTACCCTGACCATCGGTCTGCTCGGTTCGATGTTCTCGGCGATTCTCGTGACGCGCGTGTTCTTCCGCTGGGGCACCGACTCGGGAATGCTGAAGAACCTTTCGCTGCTGAACCTCTTCCGCTCGACCCACTGGGACTTCCTTGGCAAGCGCCGGATCGCCCTCGTGATTTCCACACTGCTCTTCGTCGCGGCAATTGGCGGGTTTGCTTGGAAACGCTCTGCTGCCCTCGGTGTCGACTTCACCGGTGGCACCCTGCTGACCCTCAAGTTCGATGAAGACGCGGAAGGTATCCGTCGCGCCGATGCCGAGAACGCGCTGAAGGATCTCGATACGGCCGCCAAGCCGATGGTTCAGGAAGAGAACATCCCGAACAGCGGCGAACTACTCAGCATCCGCTGCGCCACGGAAGATGCCGAGGAGGTTGAGGCAACCCTGCGTGCTGCCTTCCCGGTTCTCCAGGAGCGCGTGCCGGTCGTCGTAAACGGTGAAGACACCGGTGACACGAAGTTCGCGGTGGACGTGACGACCGAAAGCGTGTCCGCAACCGCCGGCTCGGCGTTCCTCGTCAACTCCTGCATCGCTCTCGGGCTCGGGCTGGTCGCGATCATGCTCTACATCAGCATCCGCTTCGAATTCTCCTTCGCGATCGGAGCGATCGTTGCGGTGGTTCATGACGTTGTCATCGCGGTCGGATTGATCGTGCTCTTCGGAGGCGAGCTATCGCTGATTCATGTGGGTGCGATCCTGACGATCGCGGGTTACTCGATCAATGACACCATCATCGTCTTCGACCGGATCCGCGAATCGCTGCTCACGGAGCGCGGCAAGGTGAAGGATCTCATGAACTCGGCGATCAACGCGACCCTCTCGCGTACCTTGCTGACCTCCATGACGACGATCTTCACGGTCGCGATCCTCGCCATCTTCGGCGGCGCTGCCCTGCGTGACTTCTCGACGATGATTCTCGTCGGCCTGATCGTCGGCACCTACTCGTCGATCTTCGTCGCCTCGCCGATCGTCTACTGGTGGAGCCGTGGCAAGGGTCGCAACCTCCGTCGCGAGGTTCTCGACGCCAGCCTCGCCGGCGAAACCGCCGCGAACACCTGA
- the nuoD gene encoding NADH dehydrogenase (quinone) subunit D, translating into MSSSSTTDYQAPDVASKAADYHAETSDMMGEKMVLNMGPSHPATHGVLRLVLELDGEVIEKADPDIGFLHRGDEKIAEAMHYNQFVPYTDRLDYLAPLANNVAYACAVEKLMGWELPPRGQALRVLCCELARISSHMLGVGVCAMDVGAMTVFLYTFTEREKVYNLCEQLTGARFTTSYTRVGGQLRDMPDGFEASVRKFLDECSVTIDEVGKLLDKNRIFIERMANIGVIPAKDAVSWGITGPNLRGSGVARDLRKDNPYLGYENYDFDVPIAEEGDCYSRYHVRMEEMRQSIRICRQVLDTMPDGPVNLAHTKGMLPEKERVLMSMEELIHHFIVATQGIDAPAGEVYFGAENPKGELGFYIHSTGGGVPNRLKIRSPSFCNLSICSKLLPGHMVSDIPAILGSLDFVMGECDR; encoded by the coding sequence ATGAGTAGCTCTTCCACGACCGATTATCAGGCGCCGGATGTCGCCTCGAAAGCCGCAGATTATCACGCGGAGACGAGCGATATGATGGGTGAGAAGATGGTCCTGAACATGGGGCCCTCCCACCCTGCCACCCACGGCGTGCTGCGGCTCGTGCTCGAACTCGACGGCGAGGTGATCGAGAAGGCGGATCCGGATATCGGCTTCCTGCACCGCGGCGATGAGAAGATCGCGGAAGCGATGCACTACAACCAGTTCGTGCCCTACACCGACCGGCTGGACTATCTCGCGCCCTTGGCGAACAATGTCGCCTACGCTTGCGCGGTCGAGAAGCTGATGGGATGGGAGCTCCCGCCCCGCGGTCAGGCCTTGCGGGTCCTTTGCTGCGAGCTGGCCCGGATCTCCTCGCACATGCTTGGGGTCGGAGTCTGCGCGATGGACGTCGGCGCGATGACCGTCTTCCTCTACACCTTCACCGAGCGCGAAAAGGTCTACAATCTCTGCGAGCAGCTTACCGGCGCCCGCTTCACCACTTCCTACACCCGCGTCGGTGGACAGCTGCGCGACATGCCCGACGGTTTCGAGGCATCCGTGCGCAAGTTCCTCGACGAGTGCTCGGTGACGATCGACGAGGTTGGCAAGCTGCTCGACAAAAACCGGATTTTCATCGAGCGGATGGCCAACATCGGCGTGATCCCGGCCAAGGACGCCGTGTCATGGGGGATCACCGGCCCGAACCTGCGTGGCTCAGGCGTCGCCCGCGACCTGCGGAAGGACAATCCGTATCTTGGCTACGAGAACTACGATTTTGATGTGCCGATCGCCGAAGAGGGCGATTGCTACTCCCGCTACCACGTCCGGATGGAGGAAATGCGGCAATCGATCCGGATCTGCCGCCAGGTTCTCGACACGATGCCCGACGGTCCGGTCAATCTGGCCCACACCAAGGGCATGCTGCCTGAGAAGGAGCGCGTGTTGATGTCGATGGAGGAGTTGATCCACCACTTCATTGTCGCCACCCAGGGCATCGACGCCCCGGCGGGCGAAGTCTATTTCGGTGCCGAGAATCCCAAGGGCGAGCTCGGTTTCTACATCCATTCCACCGGGGGCGGAGTTCCGAACCGCCTGAAGATCCGCAGCCCCTCCTTCTGCAACCTGTCGATCTGCTCGAAGCTGCTCCCGGGGCACATGGTTTCTGACATTCCCGCCATATTGGGCTCTCTCGACTTTGTGATGGGCGAATGCGACCGCTGA
- a CDS encoding thioredoxin-like domain-containing protein has translation MKTYPILAFLFASSLAVSAETWTSADGRTANMTLVEVVEEGGEKVGVFRLNNGKTARLKASQLSDESAERLGEWVDPNAPKSVFDETLEGNLLRLDGDKLAPCEDATKPTKYYLFYYTASWCGPCQRFTPSLVQFYDEKKSDEFEIILVTSDRDEASMTKYATSKKMAWPHLKLSKVGSFRSKFKHPGGGIPNLVLTDLEGNIIKSSYEGKNYMGPTVVMQHLGSLLK, from the coding sequence ATGAAAACGTACCCCATCCTCGCCTTTCTTTTCGCCAGCTCTTTGGCTGTATCGGCCGAAACCTGGACCAGTGCTGACGGCCGCACGGCCAACATGACCCTTGTCGAAGTCGTCGAGGAAGGCGGCGAGAAGGTTGGCGTTTTCCGTCTGAACAACGGTAAGACCGCCCGGCTCAAGGCCTCCCAACTGTCCGACGAGAGCGCGGAGCGGCTCGGCGAGTGGGTGGATCCCAATGCGCCGAAGAGCGTGTTCGACGAAACGCTCGAGGGAAACCTGCTCCGTCTCGATGGCGATAAGCTCGCTCCGTGTGAGGACGCCACGAAGCCGACGAAGTACTATCTTTTCTACTACACCGCCTCGTGGTGCGGGCCCTGCCAACGATTCACCCCGTCGCTGGTGCAGTTCTACGACGAGAAGAAAAGCGACGAGTTCGAGATCATTCTCGTCACTTCCGACCGGGACGAGGCATCGATGACGAAGTATGCCACGAGCAAGAAGATGGCGTGGCCGCATCTGAAGCTCTCGAAGGTCGGCAGCTTCCGTTCGAAGTTCAAGCACCCTGGTGGCGGCATCCCCAATCTCGTCCTTACCGACCTCGAAGGGAATATCATCAAGTCCAGCTACGAGGGCAAAAACTACATGGGGCCGACCGTGGTGATGCAGCACCTCGGCTCGTTGCTGAAGTAG
- a CDS encoding NAD(P)H-dependent oxidoreductase subunit E: MSSSILEENTASPETPGTKHFPPFAASEGLEAEAAKRLAQFPDDQKRSAVLPILHYIQHHHGFLSAEAIRWTADRLGIEPVKVLEVVTFYPGFRQSAPGKFHVRVCRTLSCAMGGSYELMDKLCEITGIDRESLDPHHHPIAVSPCGTWSVEFAECLASCGTAPVCLVNDDFHEGVGADKAQDLLDRYSKA, encoded by the coding sequence ATGTCATCGTCCATTCTCGAAGAGAACACCGCGTCGCCGGAAACACCCGGCACCAAGCATTTCCCTCCCTTCGCAGCAAGCGAGGGACTTGAGGCCGAGGCCGCAAAACGGCTGGCGCAATTCCCCGATGACCAGAAGCGATCGGCAGTGCTGCCCATCCTCCACTACATCCAGCACCACCACGGTTTCCTGTCCGCCGAAGCGATCCGTTGGACGGCCGACCGGCTTGGCATCGAGCCGGTCAAGGTGCTTGAGGTAGTGACCTTCTATCCGGGCTTCCGACAGTCGGCTCCCGGCAAGTTCCATGTGCGTGTCTGCCGCACGCTGTCGTGCGCGATGGGAGGTTCGTACGAACTGATGGACAAGCTTTGCGAGATCACCGGCATCGACCGTGAGTCGCTGGATCCCCATCACCATCCGATTGCGGTTTCACCGTGCGGAACCTGGTCGGTCGAGTTCGCCGAGTGTCTCGCCTCATGCGGCACGGCGCCGGTTTGCCTGGTCAATGACGACTTCCATGAAGGGGTCGGTGCCGACAAGGCCCAGGACCTGCTCGACCGCTACTCGAAAGCATAA
- the nuoF gene encoding NADH-quinone oxidoreductase subunit NuoF gives MIFRNVDREGWDPSIDCYLNDGGYEELRKAFGMEPKAITEEVKKSGLRGRGGAGFPTGVKWTFIPPNNTKPVYLICNCDESEPGTFKDRYIVHQDPHQLIEGMVISCFAVGAKVAYIYIREEFPEAAQILEKAIEEAREKNFVGQNVLGSGFDVEIYVHRGAAAYICGEETGLIESLEGKRAYPRIKPPYFPAALGLYMCPTIVNNVESLCHVKHIVKMGGEEYAKLGVPRNTGTRILCVSGDVKKPGYFEVEVGKVTMRELLYDMCGGPKDGREFKAVIPGGSSAKILRCDETFTLKGQGPDGSDKELGFWDIPMDFDSLAACGSMAGSGGVIVMDDSRKMSWVLNNINQFYAHESCGQCTPCREGSTWMRKISDRLVAGEASPEDIDTLESVAYQIDGKTICAFGEASSWPVEAIIAKFREELLADTKAENASVAHNAEAEAQRRYLQEA, from the coding sequence ATGATCTTCCGCAACGTCGATCGCGAGGGCTGGGATCCGTCGATCGACTGCTACCTCAACGACGGTGGCTACGAGGAGTTGCGCAAGGCGTTCGGCATGGAGCCGAAGGCGATCACCGAGGAGGTGAAGAAGTCCGGCCTGCGCGGTCGCGGCGGAGCCGGTTTCCCGACCGGCGTGAAGTGGACCTTCATCCCGCCGAACAACACCAAGCCGGTTTACCTGATCTGCAACTGCGACGAGTCGGAGCCCGGAACCTTCAAGGACCGCTACATCGTCCACCAGGATCCGCACCAGCTCATCGAGGGCATGGTCATCTCCTGTTTCGCGGTTGGAGCCAAGGTCGCCTATATTTACATTCGGGAGGAGTTCCCGGAGGCCGCCCAGATCCTTGAGAAGGCGATCGAGGAAGCTCGCGAGAAGAACTTCGTCGGACAGAACGTCCTCGGCTCCGGATTCGATGTCGAAATCTACGTTCACCGTGGGGCGGCCGCCTACATCTGCGGTGAGGAGACCGGCCTGATCGAGTCGCTCGAAGGCAAGCGGGCGTATCCGCGGATCAAGCCTCCCTACTTCCCAGCAGCGCTCGGGCTCTACATGTGCCCGACCATCGTCAACAACGTCGAGTCGCTGTGCCACGTGAAGCACATCGTCAAGATGGGTGGCGAGGAGTATGCGAAGCTTGGTGTGCCCCGGAACACGGGCACGCGGATTCTTTGCGTCTCCGGCGACGTCAAGAAGCCCGGTTATTTCGAAGTCGAGGTCGGCAAGGTCACGATGCGTGAGCTGCTCTACGACATGTGTGGCGGTCCGAAGGACGGTCGCGAGTTCAAGGCAGTGATTCCCGGCGGATCATCGGCCAAGATCCTCCGGTGCGATGAGACTTTCACTTTGAAAGGCCAGGGGCCCGATGGATCCGACAAGGAACTCGGCTTCTGGGACATCCCCATGGATTTCGACTCGCTCGCCGCGTGCGGTTCCATGGCCGGTTCCGGTGGTGTGATCGTGATGGACGACTCGCGCAAGATGTCGTGGGTGCTGAACAACATCAACCAGTTCTACGCTCACGAGTCCTGCGGTCAGTGCACCCCGTGCCGCGAAGGTTCCACCTGGATGCGGAAGATCTCGGATCGTCTGGTCGCAGGCGAAGCGTCGCCGGAAGACATCGACACTCTCGAGAGCGTCGCCTACCAAATCGACGGCAAGACCATCTGCGCGTTCGGTGAAGCGAGCTCGTGGCCGGTCGAGGCGATCATCGCCAAGTTCCGCGAGGAACTGCTCGCCGACACGAAGGCCGAGAACGCATCCGTGGCGCACAACGCGGAGGCCGAGGCGCAGCGACGCTATTTGCAGGAAGCCTGA
- a CDS encoding RsmB/NOP family class I SAM-dependent RNA methyltransferase, whose amino-acid sequence MRIHRPLAEACLPLLDSVFDRNEVLDRVMGQAFRENRKWGKRDRHFVAESVWEVVRWKRVFSFLADTEDPAGWLAAFWQQSGYECPEWWQWEGATLEEMAERRAALGEQPRAVRESYPDWLDTRAEEEIGDSWSSIASALNRKAPVFLRVNRAESGRAEVREWLNEQGVGCSEVAEAPDALKLDDSLPRALFQDPRFEIQDGGSQLIAPFLDIQPGMRVIDACAGAGGKTLHLASLMQGKGEIVALDVSQRRLDELWRRAKRAGLRNLKVEKWSDMGLSKWTGWADRVLIDAPCSGLGTIRRQPDLKWRLDEKGLGKVIRVQRRLLDHYPELLRAGGSFVYATCSVLPSENETQIGNLLERDGRWETEASRAVHPGEHDFDGFFMARLRAR is encoded by the coding sequence GTGCGCATCCATCGACCATTGGCGGAAGCATGCCTTCCGTTGCTTGATAGCGTCTTCGACCGGAACGAAGTGCTGGACCGCGTCATGGGCCAAGCGTTTCGGGAGAACCGCAAATGGGGCAAGCGCGACCGCCACTTCGTTGCCGAGTCGGTTTGGGAAGTGGTTCGTTGGAAGCGGGTGTTTTCGTTCCTGGCGGACACCGAGGATCCCGCGGGCTGGCTTGCGGCCTTCTGGCAGCAGAGCGGATACGAGTGTCCGGAATGGTGGCAGTGGGAGGGCGCTACGCTCGAGGAGATGGCGGAGCGGAGAGCCGCGCTGGGAGAGCAACCAAGGGCAGTCCGCGAGTCGTATCCGGATTGGCTCGACACACGTGCCGAAGAGGAGATCGGGGACAGTTGGAGTTCGATCGCCTCGGCCCTGAACCGAAAGGCTCCGGTGTTCCTGAGGGTCAACCGGGCGGAATCCGGTCGCGCGGAAGTTCGCGAATGGCTGAACGAGCAAGGTGTCGGCTGCAGCGAGGTCGCGGAGGCACCGGACGCATTGAAGCTCGATGACAGTTTGCCACGGGCCCTGTTCCAGGATCCGCGTTTTGAGATTCAGGACGGCGGCAGCCAACTGATCGCGCCGTTTCTCGACATCCAACCCGGAATGCGGGTCATCGACGCGTGTGCGGGTGCCGGAGGCAAGACCCTGCACCTTGCCTCGCTGATGCAAGGGAAGGGGGAGATCGTCGCGCTCGATGTCAGCCAGCGCCGCCTCGACGAACTGTGGAGACGGGCCAAACGGGCCGGCTTGCGAAACCTGAAGGTGGAGAAGTGGAGCGACATGGGCCTGTCGAAGTGGACCGGATGGGCGGACCGCGTACTGATCGACGCCCCTTGCTCGGGCCTCGGAACAATCCGCCGTCAGCCGGACCTCAAGTGGCGGCTCGATGAGAAGGGGCTTGGGAAGGTCATCCGGGTTCAACGTCGCCTGCTCGACCACTACCCGGAGTTGCTGAGGGCGGGGGGATCATTCGTTTACGCCACTTGCTCGGTGCTTCCGTCCGAGAACGAGACGCAGATTGGCAACCTGTTGGAACGGGACGGACGCTGGGAAACCGAGGCCTCGAGAGCCGTCCACCCGGGAGAACATGACTTCGACGGTTTCTTCATGGCACGGCTGCGGGCCCGTTGA